One bacterium BMS3Abin14 DNA segment encodes these proteins:
- a CDS encoding ABC-2 family transporter protein: protein MQNMLIIALKDYRDSRKNRLFFVLLGFLLLLTITSIVLASFDFRNKLAEYNQALQVLKNLGKVPDTSTPQFFPLKMLRGVVDYLEIIGAILGIILGYLSIAKEKGKNTLQLLLSRPIGQYDIVSGKVLGNSALILSVLAVNALALYLILWFVGGVQFSTAELVKLGLVFVASYFYIMFFFCLTSILALKLKSLPNALIIGFTIWLAFVLIIPQIGDTMDPDNQIPGGFFKSMKMNHDQGKEILKKFKTYETVRNTIEETSITKHYERLSFALLGIKDYYNNKTLGFIFHDKWFDGVWVAGFFLLALLAEYLVLARKEHILHNGSSRDSPGTIESVILLCIIDLIAAKPGDSDHSRRTAGQFGPILPDKKYMASALVACPSHRKVA, encoded by the coding sequence ATGCAAAACATGCTTATCATCGCCTTAAAAGATTATCGTGATTCCAGGAAAAATCGGCTTTTTTTTGTTTTGCTGGGCTTTTTGCTGCTCCTTACCATTACTTCGATCGTGCTGGCATCCTTTGATTTCCGCAACAAGCTCGCCGAGTACAATCAGGCCTTGCAGGTTCTCAAAAACCTCGGAAAGGTGCCAGACACATCCACACCACAGTTTTTTCCCTTAAAGATGCTACGGGGTGTGGTAGATTACCTTGAGATCATCGGTGCCATCCTTGGTATCATCCTGGGCTACCTCAGTATAGCCAAAGAAAAGGGGAAAAACACGCTCCAGCTTCTCTTGAGCAGGCCGATTGGCCAATATGATATCGTTTCAGGAAAGGTTCTCGGCAACAGTGCTCTTATCCTTTCTGTCCTGGCCGTCAATGCTTTGGCTTTGTATCTGATCCTGTGGTTTGTCGGAGGGGTACAATTTTCTACAGCAGAGCTCGTCAAGCTCGGATTGGTTTTTGTGGCATCCTATTTTTATATCATGTTCTTTTTCTGCCTGACATCGATTCTGGCTCTCAAACTGAAGTCTCTCCCGAATGCCCTGATTATCGGTTTTACCATCTGGCTTGCCTTCGTGTTAATCATTCCGCAAATCGGGGATACCATGGACCCTGACAATCAGATTCCAGGCGGATTTTTCAAGAGCATGAAAATGAACCATGACCAGGGAAAAGAAATTCTGAAAAAATTCAAAACCTACGAAACCGTCAGAAATACTATCGAGGAAACATCGATCACAAAACATTATGAACGCTTGAGCTTTGCCCTGCTGGGGATAAAAGATTATTACAATAATAAAACGCTTGGCTTTATTTTTCACGATAAATGGTTTGATGGGGTGTGGGTCGCGGGATTTTTTCTGCTTGCACTGCTGGCAGAATATCTCGTTCTCGCCAGAAAAGAGCATATTTTACACAACGGATCGAGCAGAGACAGCCCCGGAACGATTGAATCTGTCATTTTACTATGCATTATTGATTTAATCGCAGCCAAACCGGGTGATTCCGATCATAGCCGCAGGACGGCAGGACAGTTTGGTCCAATTCTCCCTGACAAAAAATATATGGCGTCGGCGCTCGTGGCATGTCCTTCTCACAGAAAGGTTGCGTGA